Proteins encoded by one window of Streptacidiphilus sp. PB12-B1b:
- a CDS encoding cell wall metabolism sensor histidine kinase WalK, with protein MSSDARPRSVPALAAARLRRFWRRLRRVRFSSFSLRSRLLCLAVALVLVGLAVSDGLVVAVVRGQLVDRVDTQLERFARSASTRAPFPQHQAPAGWAGAGGDGRMSGLLSNYAIAYALPDGTRSAWQQQGLSTSDPTPSLPAMTPAQLAARSGHVFNVPSDHGSSSWQVLILPAAYPLYENGTPVAGSVVVAVSLIDTDATMAKLDEGFLAIGLVVLLLISVAGWFAVRRGLKPLEQIESKATEIAGGHPLSNRMPEASQRTEVGRLSNSLNSMLDQIEGAFAARAASENRMRAFVADASHELRTPLAGIRGFAELYRMGALSEEADIKRTMARIESEAVRMGGLVEDLLTLARLDEQRPIELAPMDLRTLAADALHDTTALDPTRPVSLTGPGGGTAPSAALVLGDEARLRQVVTNLVGNAVRHTPPGTPVRIGVGTVGGHGVIEVADQGPGLTPEQATRVFERFYRVDASRSRNEGGGAGLGLAIVSALVTAHSGDVQVESVPGAGAVFRVRLPVN; from the coding sequence ATGTCCTCCGACGCCCGGCCGCGTAGCGTGCCGGCGCTGGCCGCGGCCCGGCTGCGCCGCTTCTGGCGGCGGCTGCGGCGGGTCCGGTTCTCGTCGTTCTCGCTGCGCAGCAGGCTGCTGTGCCTGGCCGTGGCGCTGGTCCTGGTCGGGCTGGCGGTGAGCGACGGGCTGGTGGTGGCGGTCGTCCGGGGCCAGCTGGTGGACCGGGTCGACACCCAGCTGGAGCGGTTCGCCCGCTCCGCCTCCACCCGTGCGCCGTTCCCGCAGCACCAGGCGCCGGCGGGCTGGGCCGGGGCCGGCGGCGACGGCCGGATGAGCGGCCTGCTCAGCAACTACGCCATCGCCTACGCGCTGCCCGACGGCACCCGCTCGGCCTGGCAGCAGCAGGGCCTGTCCACCTCCGACCCCACCCCCAGCCTGCCGGCGATGACTCCGGCGCAGCTGGCCGCGCGCAGCGGCCACGTCTTCAACGTGCCCAGCGACCACGGCAGCAGCAGCTGGCAGGTGCTGATCCTGCCCGCCGCCTATCCGCTGTACGAGAACGGCACCCCGGTGGCGGGCAGCGTGGTGGTGGCCGTGTCGCTGATCGACACCGACGCCACCATGGCCAAGCTGGACGAGGGGTTCCTGGCCATCGGCCTGGTCGTGCTGCTGCTGATCTCGGTCGCGGGCTGGTTCGCGGTCCGCCGGGGCCTCAAGCCGCTGGAGCAGATCGAGTCCAAGGCCACCGAGATCGCCGGGGGCCACCCGCTGTCCAACCGGATGCCGGAGGCCTCGCAGCGCACCGAGGTGGGGCGGCTGTCCAACTCGCTCAACTCGATGCTGGACCAGATCGAGGGCGCGTTCGCGGCCCGGGCCGCCTCCGAGAACCGGATGCGGGCCTTCGTCGCGGACGCCAGCCACGAGCTGCGCACGCCGCTCGCGGGCATCCGCGGCTTCGCCGAGCTGTACCGCATGGGCGCGCTCAGCGAGGAGGCCGACATCAAGCGGACCATGGCCCGGATCGAGAGCGAGGCGGTCCGGATGGGCGGCCTGGTCGAGGACCTGCTGACGCTGGCCCGGCTGGACGAGCAGCGCCCGATCGAGCTGGCCCCGATGGACCTGCGCACCCTGGCCGCCGACGCGCTGCACGACACCACTGCGCTGGACCCGACCCGTCCGGTCTCGCTGACCGGCCCCGGCGGGGGCACCGCGCCGTCGGCCGCGCTGGTGCTGGGGGACGAGGCGCGGCTGCGCCAGGTGGTGACCAACCTGGTGGGCAACGCGGTGCGGCACACCCCGCCGGGCACCCCGGTGCGGATCGGCGTGGGCACGGTGGGCGGCCACGGCGTGATCGAGGTCGCCGACCAGGGCCCGGGGCTGACGCCGGAGCAGGCCACCCGGGTGTTCGAGCGGTTCTACCGGGTGGACGCCTCCCGCAGCCGCAATGAGGGCGGGGGAGCGGGCCTGGGCCTGGCGATCGTCTCCGCTCTGGTGACCGCGCACAGCGGCGACGTCCAGGTGGAGAGCGTCCCCGGGGCCGGCGCGGTGTTCCGCGTGAGACTACCCGTCAACTAG
- the cydD gene encoding thiol reductant ABC exporter subunit CydD, with amino-acid sequence MKPVDPRLLRHARATRGFLAASVALGLAGALLVVAQAVLVAGLVVGAFQQHHSVGRLLPQLLLLAAVSVGRALVAWLTELAAHRASAAVKSQLRSALLARATGLGPGWLSEQRRGELATLATRGVDALDDYFARYLPQLALAVVVPAVLLLEILRADWLSALTIAVTLPLIPLFMVLIGLATQKQMDRQWRSLARLSHHFLDVVEGLPTLKVFGRAKAQARTIRTVTDDYRAGTMRTLRIAFVSSYTLELLSTLSVALVAVSIGLRLVDGGLSLYLGLVVLVLAPEVYTPLRQVGVHYHASVEGLSAAAEIFEVLETPLPAAGTGTVPAGAAITVDRLTVTHPGRSTPALERLSLTLGPGRVTALTGPSGAGKSTLLSVLLGFTAPDSGSVRVGGVPLASLDPAAWHRQIAWLPQQPALFAGTVADNVRLSRPDADDAEVRAALHSAEALDFVEALPGGLDARLGEGGSGLSGGQRQRLALARVFLADRPLVLLDEPTANLDGANEAAIVRAVARLAVGRTVVLTAHRPALLALADEVHRIPLAPPAPSAPLPPLPPLPPLPAPAAPALPAPRSATAARSATAVDTPAEPDAAPLPVDEAQTRPRLAAATLLGALALGCSIALLGLSGWLIARASQQPPVLYLMMAVTGVRTLGLGRSAFRYAERLVSHHAVLRALGALRTRVYVRLERLAPAALAFRSGDLLSRLVADVDAMQDHYLRYRLPLRTGVLVGALTALAVALVLPAAGLLLAGGLLLAGAAVPALSVAVSRHAEQRQAPTRGLLATQVVDVLSGTAELTVAGALPARLAGLRATDAELRRLTGRSAATAGLGSGLVTLVTGLTVTACAAVGIAAADSHAVHGVMLAVLVLTPLAAFEAVAGLPMAAQIRQRSQRAAARVAEVTDAPEPVREPASPEPLPDRPFPIRVRGLAAVWPGREDAALTGIDLDLAPGRRVAVVGPSGSGKTTLAMLLLRFLDPRAGSVTLGGVDATALDGDAVRRIVGLCAQDAHVFDSSLRENLRLARPDCAEPELWAALGAARLADWARSLPQGLDTMVGEHGARLSGGQRQRLALARALLADFPALILDEPAEHLDLATADALTADLLDATRGRATLLITHRLAGLDAVDEIVVLDAGRIVQRGSWSELLAEPGPLRGMWERERAADALLAH; translated from the coding sequence GTGAAACCTGTCGATCCGCGTCTGCTGCGGCACGCCCGGGCCACCCGGGGCTTCCTCGCCGCCTCCGTCGCGCTCGGCCTGGCCGGGGCGCTGCTGGTGGTCGCCCAGGCGGTACTGGTGGCGGGGCTGGTGGTCGGCGCGTTCCAGCAGCACCACAGCGTGGGACGACTGCTGCCGCAACTGCTGCTGCTGGCGGCGGTCTCGGTCGGCCGGGCCCTGGTCGCCTGGCTGACCGAGCTGGCCGCGCACCGGGCGTCCGCCGCCGTGAAGTCGCAGCTGCGCTCGGCGCTGCTGGCCCGCGCCACCGGGCTCGGCCCCGGCTGGCTCTCCGAGCAGCGCCGGGGCGAGCTGGCCACCCTGGCCACCCGGGGCGTGGACGCGCTGGACGACTACTTCGCCCGCTACCTGCCGCAGTTGGCGCTCGCCGTGGTCGTCCCGGCCGTGCTGCTGCTGGAGATCCTGCGCGCCGACTGGCTCTCCGCGCTCACCATCGCCGTCACGCTGCCGCTGATCCCGCTGTTCATGGTGCTGATCGGGCTGGCCACGCAGAAGCAGATGGACCGCCAGTGGCGCTCCCTGGCCCGGCTGTCGCACCACTTCCTGGACGTGGTCGAGGGGTTGCCCACGCTCAAGGTCTTCGGCCGGGCCAAGGCCCAGGCCCGCACCATCCGCACGGTCACCGACGACTACCGGGCCGGGACCATGCGCACCCTGCGGATCGCCTTCGTCTCCTCCTACACCCTGGAGCTGCTGTCCACGCTGTCGGTGGCCCTGGTCGCGGTCAGCATCGGCCTGCGGCTGGTGGACGGCGGGCTCTCGCTCTACCTGGGGCTGGTCGTCCTGGTCCTGGCCCCCGAGGTGTACACCCCGCTGCGGCAGGTCGGCGTCCACTACCACGCCAGCGTGGAGGGGCTGAGCGCTGCGGCGGAGATCTTCGAGGTGCTGGAGACCCCGCTGCCCGCCGCCGGGACCGGCACCGTACCGGCCGGCGCCGCCATCACCGTCGACCGACTGACGGTCACCCACCCGGGCAGGTCCACCCCGGCCCTGGAGCGGCTGTCGCTGACCCTGGGCCCGGGCCGGGTCACCGCGCTGACCGGCCCGAGCGGCGCCGGCAAGAGCACCCTGCTCTCCGTTCTGCTCGGCTTCACCGCTCCCGACAGCGGCTCCGTCCGCGTCGGCGGGGTGCCGCTGGCCTCGCTCGACCCGGCCGCCTGGCACCGGCAGATCGCCTGGCTCCCGCAGCAGCCCGCCCTGTTCGCCGGGACGGTCGCCGACAACGTCCGGTTGTCGCGCCCCGACGCGGACGACGCCGAGGTCCGCGCGGCCCTGCACAGCGCCGAGGCGCTCGACTTCGTCGAGGCGCTGCCCGGCGGCCTGGACGCCCGGCTCGGCGAGGGCGGCAGCGGCCTGTCCGGAGGACAGCGGCAGCGGCTCGCCCTGGCCCGGGTCTTCCTGGCCGACCGCCCGCTGGTGCTGCTGGACGAGCCCACGGCCAACCTGGACGGCGCCAACGAGGCCGCGATCGTCCGCGCCGTCGCCCGGCTCGCCGTCGGACGCACCGTCGTGCTGACCGCGCACCGCCCGGCCCTGCTGGCCCTCGCCGACGAGGTGCACCGGATACCCCTGGCACCCCCGGCGCCCTCGGCACCCCTGCCGCCGCTGCCGCCGCTGCCGCCGCTGCCCGCACCAGCCGCGCCCGCTCTCCCGGCCCCCCGGTCCGCCACCGCTGCCCGGTCCGCCACCGCCGTCGACACCCCCGCCGAGCCGGACGCGGCCCCGCTGCCGGTGGACGAGGCGCAGACCCGGCCCCGGCTGGCCGCCGCCACCCTGCTGGGCGCGCTGGCCCTCGGCTGCAGCATCGCCCTGCTGGGGCTCTCCGGCTGGCTCATCGCCCGCGCCTCGCAGCAGCCGCCGGTGCTGTACCTGATGATGGCCGTCACCGGCGTCCGCACCCTGGGCCTGGGCCGCAGCGCCTTCCGCTACGCCGAGCGGCTGGTCTCGCACCATGCGGTGCTGCGGGCGCTGGGCGCGCTGCGCACCCGGGTCTACGTGCGGCTGGAACGCCTGGCACCCGCCGCCCTGGCCTTCCGCTCCGGCGACCTGCTCTCCCGGCTGGTCGCCGACGTGGACGCGATGCAGGACCACTACCTGCGCTACCGGCTCCCGCTACGCACCGGCGTCCTCGTCGGCGCGCTGACCGCCCTCGCCGTCGCCCTGGTGCTGCCCGCCGCCGGGCTGCTGCTGGCCGGCGGCCTGCTGCTCGCGGGCGCGGCGGTACCGGCCCTGTCCGTCGCCGTTTCCCGCCACGCCGAGCAGCGGCAGGCGCCCACCCGGGGACTGCTGGCCACCCAGGTGGTGGACGTGCTCTCCGGCACCGCCGAGCTCACCGTCGCCGGGGCGCTGCCCGCGCGCCTGGCCGGGCTGCGCGCCACCGACGCCGAGCTGCGCCGGCTCACCGGCCGTTCGGCCGCCACCGCCGGGCTGGGGTCGGGGCTGGTCACGCTGGTCACCGGGCTGACCGTCACCGCCTGCGCGGCGGTCGGCATCGCGGCGGCCGACAGCCACGCCGTGCACGGGGTGATGCTCGCCGTGCTGGTGCTCACCCCGCTGGCCGCGTTCGAGGCCGTCGCCGGGCTGCCGATGGCCGCGCAGATCCGGCAGCGCAGCCAACGCGCCGCCGCGCGCGTCGCCGAGGTCACCGACGCCCCCGAGCCGGTCCGCGAACCCGCCAGCCCGGAGCCCCTGCCGGACCGGCCGTTCCCGATCCGGGTGCGCGGGCTGGCGGCGGTCTGGCCGGGACGCGAGGACGCCGCCCTCACCGGCATCGATCTGGACCTCGCCCCGGGCCGCCGGGTCGCCGTGGTCGGCCCCAGCGGCTCCGGCAAGACCACCCTGGCCATGCTGCTGCTGCGGTTCCTCGACCCCCGGGCAGGCTCCGTCACCCTGGGCGGCGTGGACGCCACCGCCCTGGACGGCGACGCCGTCCGCCGGATCGTCGGCCTGTGCGCCCAGGACGCCCACGTCTTCGACAGCTCGCTGCGGGAGAACCTGCGGCTGGCCCGGCCCGACTGCGCCGAGCCCGAGCTGTGGGCCGCCCTCGGCGCGGCCCGCCTCGCCGACTGGGCACGGAGCCTGCCGCAGGGGCTGGACACCATGGTCGGCGAGCACGGCGCCCGGCTCTCCGGCGGCCAGCGCCAGCGGCTCGCCCTGGCCCGCGCGCTGCTGGCGGACTTCCCGGCGCTGATCCTGGACGAGCCCGCCGAACACCTGGACCTGGCCACCGCCGACGCCCTCACCGCCGACCTGCTGGACGCCACCCGGGGCCGTGCCACCCTGCTGATCACCCACCGGCTGGCCGGGCTCGACGCGGTGGACGAGATCGTGGTCCTGGACGCCGGGCGGATCGTCCAGCGCGGCAGCTGGTCCGAGCTGCTCGCCGAGCCGGGACCGCTGCGCGGCATGTGGGAGCGCGAACGCGCCGCCGACGCCCTGCTCGCGCACTGA
- a CDS encoding ABC transporter permease, translating into MNPLQTLRFAVGGLAANKVRSGLTMLGILIGVAAVILLLAVGNGSEQAVVNSIDALGTNSLTVTSGTSSATSTATSIKPLTVADAKALADTAQAPDISGVAPEVTTSQTAIYNGVSHSVSSVIGTYPAYFEASNSKVTTGDYFSDDDVLNSRKVCVIGSTTATDLFGTASPIGKVITLGGTPFTVVGELATKGSSTSSFDDPDDTVIAPLPTVQNAFTGFGSLSQILVEAKSASATTAATNEITTVLMGTHGISSSSAVDFRVSSQTTLLATRSSSTQTLTVLLGAVAAISLLVGGIGITNIMLVTVTERTREIGIRKAIGAPKGVIMGQFLAESTLLSLIGGGLGVVTALIGAHFTIVGIKPVVIPASVYGSFGIAVAIGLFFGSYPANRAAGLRPIDALRHE; encoded by the coding sequence GTGAACCCGCTCCAGACGCTGCGCTTCGCCGTCGGCGGACTCGCGGCCAACAAGGTCCGTTCCGGACTGACCATGCTCGGCATCCTCATCGGCGTGGCGGCGGTCATCCTGCTGCTCGCCGTCGGCAACGGCTCCGAGCAGGCGGTGGTGAACTCCATCGACGCGCTGGGCACCAACTCGCTGACGGTGACCTCCGGGACGTCGTCCGCGACCTCCACCGCGACCAGCATCAAGCCGCTGACCGTCGCCGACGCCAAGGCGCTGGCCGACACCGCCCAGGCGCCGGACATCTCCGGGGTCGCCCCCGAGGTCACCACCTCGCAGACGGCGATCTACAACGGCGTCTCGCACAGCGTCAGTTCGGTGATCGGCACCTACCCGGCCTACTTCGAGGCGTCCAACAGCAAGGTCACCACCGGTGACTACTTCAGCGACGACGACGTCCTCAACTCCCGCAAGGTCTGCGTGATCGGCTCCACCACCGCCACCGACCTGTTCGGCACGGCCAGCCCCATCGGCAAGGTGATCACCCTCGGCGGGACGCCGTTCACCGTCGTCGGCGAGCTGGCCACCAAGGGCTCCAGCACCAGCAGCTTCGACGACCCGGACGACACGGTCATCGCGCCGCTGCCGACCGTGCAGAACGCCTTCACCGGCTTCGGCTCGCTCAGCCAGATCCTGGTCGAGGCCAAGTCGGCGTCGGCGACCACCGCCGCCACCAACGAGATCACCACCGTGCTGATGGGCACGCACGGGATCTCCAGCTCCTCGGCCGTGGACTTCCGGGTCAGCAGCCAGACGACGCTGCTGGCCACCCGCTCCTCCAGCACCCAGACGCTGACCGTGCTGCTGGGCGCGGTCGCCGCGATCTCGCTGCTGGTCGGCGGGATCGGGATCACCAACATCATGCTGGTGACGGTGACCGAGCGGACCCGCGAGATCGGCATCCGCAAGGCCATCGGCGCGCCCAAGGGCGTCATCATGGGCCAGTTCCTGGCCGAGTCGACGCTGTTGTCCCTGATCGGCGGCGGCCTGGGGGTGGTGACGGCGCTCATCGGGGCGCACTTCACCATCGTCGGCATCAAGCCGGTGGTGATCCCGGCCTCGGTGTACGGCTCCTTCGGGATCGCCGTCGCCATCGGCCTGTTCTTCGGCAGCTACCCCGCCAACCGCGCGGCCGGCCTGCGCCCGATCGATGCGCTGCGCCATGAGTGA
- a CDS encoding response regulator: MDTTEASLLVVDDEPNIRELLSASLRFAGFRVSSAASGAEAVTAVARDRPDLVVLDVMLPDMDGFAVVRRLRDDSGAATRGPSATASR; the protein is encoded by the coding sequence ATGGACACCACCGAAGCCAGCCTGCTGGTCGTGGACGACGAGCCGAACATCCGGGAGCTGCTCTCCGCATCGCTGCGGTTCGCGGGCTTCCGGGTGTCCTCGGCCGCCTCCGGCGCGGAGGCGGTCACCGCCGTCGCTCGGGACCGCCCCGACCTGGTCGTTCTCGACGTGATGCTGCCCGACATGGACGGCTTCGCGGTGGTCCGGCGGCTGCGGGACGACTCCGGCGCGGCCACCCGGGGGCCGAGCGCGACCGCATCCCGGTGA
- a CDS encoding ABC transporter ATP-binding protein: MSHSLPALRRRGSAPSRANDAQQQAQRQARADGARGPVPVISVQRLVKSYGVGEAAVHALAGPLDAEGRPRGVDLSIQEGDFVAIMGSSGSGKSTLMNILGCLDSPTSGRYLLDGIDVGGLDEHQLSLVRNRKIGFIFQSFNLVPRTTAVAQVELPLAYAGVKAAERRRRAMAALTLVGLADRADHRPNELSGGQQQRVAVARALVTAPAMLLADEPTGNLDTRSTDDVLAIVDRLNASGRTVVLITHEDEVARHAKRVVRLVDGQVMSDVRQAPVVGAPPALLDPVTFAEHSLHAQTGAQG; this comes from the coding sequence ATGAGCCACTCCCTTCCGGCCCTGCGCCGGCGCGGCAGCGCGCCGAGCCGGGCGAACGACGCACAGCAGCAGGCACAGCGGCAGGCGCGGGCGGACGGCGCGCGCGGCCCGGTCCCGGTGATCTCGGTGCAGCGGCTGGTCAAGAGCTACGGCGTGGGCGAGGCGGCGGTGCACGCGCTGGCGGGCCCGCTGGACGCCGAGGGCAGGCCGCGCGGCGTGGACCTGAGCATCCAGGAGGGCGACTTCGTCGCCATCATGGGCAGCTCCGGCTCGGGCAAGTCGACGCTGATGAACATCCTGGGCTGCCTGGACTCGCCGACCTCCGGCCGCTACCTGCTGGACGGCATCGACGTCGGCGGCCTGGACGAGCACCAGCTGTCGCTGGTGCGCAACCGCAAGATCGGCTTCATCTTCCAGTCGTTCAACCTGGTGCCGCGGACCACCGCGGTGGCGCAGGTGGAGCTGCCGCTGGCGTACGCCGGGGTGAAGGCGGCCGAGCGCCGCCGCCGGGCGATGGCCGCGCTGACCCTGGTCGGCCTGGCCGACCGGGCCGACCACCGGCCCAACGAGCTGTCCGGCGGCCAGCAGCAGCGCGTGGCCGTGGCCCGCGCCCTGGTGACCGCCCCGGCGATGCTGCTGGCCGACGAGCCCACCGGCAACCTGGACACCCGCAGCACCGACGACGTCCTGGCGATCGTGGACCGGCTGAACGCCTCCGGCCGCACGGTCGTGCTGATCACCCACGAGGACGAGGTGGCCCGGCACGCCAAGCGCGTGGTCCGGCTCGTCGACGGCCAGGTGATGTCCGATGTGCGGCAGGCGCCGGTCGTCGGCGCACCCCCGGCCCTGCTCGACCCGGTCACCTTCGCCGAGCACTCACTGCACGCACAGACAGGAGCCCAGGGGTGA
- a CDS encoding winged helix-turn-helix domain-containing protein, translated as MIFLTAKDGVDDKISGLTAGGDDYVTKPFSLEELIARIRAILRRTGGIADEDHLVVGDLELDPVGHQVHRAGRAVSLSPTEFKLLEYLMNNTGRVVSKMQILDHVWAYDFGGDLSIVESYISYLRRKVDSGANGSPKLIHTVRGIGYVLRRPAA; from the coding sequence GTGATCTTCCTGACCGCCAAGGACGGCGTGGACGACAAGATCAGCGGGCTGACCGCAGGCGGCGACGACTACGTCACCAAGCCCTTCAGCCTGGAGGAGCTGATCGCCCGGATCCGGGCGATCCTGCGCCGCACCGGCGGCATCGCCGACGAGGACCACCTGGTCGTCGGCGATCTGGAGCTGGACCCGGTCGGCCACCAGGTGCACCGGGCCGGGCGGGCGGTCTCGCTCTCGCCCACCGAGTTCAAGCTGCTCGAGTACCTGATGAACAACACCGGCCGGGTGGTGTCGAAGATGCAGATCCTCGACCACGTCTGGGCCTACGACTTCGGCGGCGACCTCAGCATCGTCGAGTCGTACATCTCCTACCTGCGGCGCAAGGTCGACTCCGGCGCCAACGGCAGCCCCAAGCTGATCCACACGGTGCGCGGCATCGGCTATGTCCTCCGACGCCCGGCCGCGTAG
- a CDS encoding biotin/lipoyl-binding protein: MKVLPRRRRAVLLNSVLGLVLVAGAGAAYAAVNEGSTTAKAGQRTATVARGTVVSTVSGSGSLVSPSNAGADFVTGGTLTEVDVAAGDKVTAGEVLAKVDPTAADEALSTAQATLSSAEANLADVEAGDAPTTGSGSGSGSSGSGNGGSGYGSGSGGSGSGSGGATSSYSHAPSPSTSGRPSGSGGSGGSGSGGRGGKPSSGPTAKPSASPSGSAKPKPKPSPSSSADQAPTASDAVAAQPASYVEDVADTVTSTPTVNPVDLADAEEQVTTAQNAVAAAQRAVAGTVLTAPVSGTVASVAGKVGQTVSGTVSSSGSGSGSGSGSGSGSGSESGSGGSGSGTGSGSGSGSGSGTGAGSGAGSGSSSAASSSSSSSSPTGFVVITNPTGMEVSADFSEADALKLQAGQSATVSLNAEAGTTLDAKVLSISSLPVSSSSSGSSASAVQYAALLSITSDTSSLRTGLSASVQVTTAEADGALYVPTAAVTGTGASSTVTVLGADGTTTRKNVVAGVEGDTDVQITSGVTLGEKVVLTSVSAGGSNGFPSGAFPGGAGGGRAASGVGSGLTGGGRG, from the coding sequence ATGAAGGTGCTTCCACGGCGGCGCAGGGCCGTCCTGTTGAACTCCGTCCTCGGCCTGGTGCTGGTGGCGGGCGCAGGTGCCGCGTACGCGGCGGTGAACGAGGGCAGTACCACCGCCAAGGCCGGGCAGAGGACGGCGACCGTCGCCCGGGGCACGGTGGTCTCGACGGTCTCCGGATCAGGCTCGCTGGTGTCCCCCTCGAACGCCGGGGCCGACTTCGTCACCGGTGGGACGCTGACCGAGGTCGACGTGGCCGCCGGAGACAAGGTCACCGCGGGCGAGGTTCTGGCGAAGGTCGATCCGACCGCCGCCGACGAGGCCTTGAGCACCGCGCAGGCCACGCTGTCCTCGGCGGAGGCCAACCTGGCCGACGTGGAGGCGGGCGACGCCCCGACGACCGGCTCGGGCAGCGGTAGCGGGAGCAGCGGCAGCGGGAACGGCGGCTCGGGCTACGGCTCCGGCAGCGGCGGCTCCGGCAGTGGCTCGGGTGGCGCCACGAGCTCGTACAGCCACGCGCCCTCCCCCTCGACCAGCGGCCGCCCGTCCGGGTCCGGCGGGTCCGGCGGGTCCGGGTCCGGTGGCAGGGGCGGGAAGCCCTCCAGCGGTCCGACGGCCAAGCCCTCGGCCTCCCCGAGCGGCAGCGCCAAGCCGAAGCCCAAGCCTTCGCCGAGCAGCAGCGCCGACCAGGCCCCGACGGCCTCGGACGCGGTGGCCGCGCAGCCCGCCTCCTACGTCGAGGACGTCGCGGACACGGTCACCAGCACGCCCACCGTCAATCCGGTGGACCTCGCCGACGCCGAGGAGCAGGTCACCACCGCGCAGAACGCCGTGGCCGCCGCGCAGCGCGCGGTGGCGGGCACGGTGCTGACCGCACCGGTCAGCGGGACGGTGGCCTCGGTGGCGGGCAAGGTGGGCCAGACGGTCTCCGGCACCGTCTCCAGCTCCGGCAGCGGTTCGGGCAGCGGCAGCGGTTCGGGCAGCGGCAGCGGTTCTGAAAGCGGCAGCGGCGGGTCCGGCTCAGGTACGGGCAGCGGCTCCGGCTCCGGCAGCGGGTCCGGCACTGGCGCGGGCAGCGGCGCCGGCTCCGGCAGCTCGTCCGCCGCCTCGTCCTCGTCGTCGTCCTCCTCGCCCACCGGGTTCGTAGTGATCACCAACCCGACCGGGATGGAGGTCAGCGCGGACTTCTCCGAGGCCGACGCGTTGAAGCTGCAGGCCGGTCAGTCGGCCACGGTCTCGCTCAACGCCGAGGCCGGTACGACCCTGGACGCCAAGGTGCTGTCGATCAGCTCGCTCCCGGTGAGCAGCTCCTCATCCGGCTCCTCGGCCAGCGCGGTGCAGTACGCGGCGCTGCTGTCGATCACCAGTGACACCAGCAGCCTGCGGACCGGCCTCAGCGCCAGCGTCCAGGTGACCACCGCCGAGGCGGACGGTGCGCTGTACGTTCCGACCGCGGCGGTCACCGGCACCGGCGCGTCCAGCACGGTGACCGTGCTCGGCGCCGATGGAACCACCACCCGCAAGAACGTGGTGGCGGGTGTGGAGGGGGACACCGACGTGCAGATCACCAGTGGCGTCACGCTGGGCGAGAAGGTGGTGCTGACCTCGGTCTCGGCCGGCGGCAGCAACGGCTTCCCGAGCGGGGCCTTTCCCGGCGGCGCGGGCGGCGGGCGCGCCGCGTCCGGTGTCGGCAGCGGTCTGACCGGCGGTGGCCGCGGATGA
- the cydB gene encoding cytochrome d ubiquinol oxidase subunit II → MSLPDVWFVIIAVLWTGYFFLEGFDFGVGVLTKLLARDEQERRVLINTIGPVWDGNEVWLLTAGGATFAAFPDWYATLFSGFYLPLLAILVCLILRVVAFEYRAKRDGERWKRNWEHVIFWTSLVPAFLWGVAFADIVHGVPIDGRKNVTGGVLTLLHPYALLGGLTTLSLFTFHGSVFTALKTLGGIRQRARITAARTGAVTAVLALTFLVWTQADRGNDWSLATLVLAVLGLLAAFAANLRGREGWAFIHSGVTVVATTATLFLALFPDVMPSTTDPAFSLTVGNAASGHYSLLIMTWLAALATPLVLLYQGWTYWVFRKRIGVQHIPAGQIPAAR, encoded by the coding sequence ATGTCCCTTCCCGATGTGTGGTTCGTCATCATCGCCGTCCTGTGGACCGGCTACTTCTTCCTCGAGGGCTTCGACTTCGGCGTCGGCGTGCTCACCAAGCTGCTCGCCCGCGACGAGCAGGAGCGCCGGGTGCTCATCAACACCATCGGCCCGGTCTGGGACGGCAACGAGGTGTGGCTGCTCACCGCGGGCGGCGCCACCTTCGCCGCCTTCCCCGACTGGTACGCCACCCTGTTCAGCGGCTTCTACCTGCCGCTGCTGGCCATCCTGGTCTGCCTGATCCTGCGGGTCGTCGCCTTCGAGTACCGCGCCAAGCGCGACGGCGAGCGCTGGAAGCGGAACTGGGAGCACGTCATCTTCTGGACCTCGCTGGTACCGGCCTTCCTGTGGGGCGTGGCCTTCGCCGACATCGTCCACGGGGTGCCGATCGACGGCCGCAAGAACGTCACCGGCGGCGTGCTCACCCTGCTCCACCCCTACGCGCTGCTCGGCGGGCTGACCACGCTCTCCCTGTTCACCTTCCACGGCTCGGTGTTCACCGCGCTGAAGACCCTCGGCGGCATCCGCCAGCGGGCCCGGATCACCGCCGCCCGGACCGGGGCGGTCACCGCGGTCCTCGCGCTGACCTTCCTGGTCTGGACCCAGGCCGACCGCGGCAACGACTGGAGCCTGGCCACGCTGGTGCTGGCCGTGCTGGGCCTGCTCGCGGCCTTCGCCGCCAACTTGCGCGGACGCGAGGGCTGGGCCTTCATCCACTCCGGGGTGACGGTGGTGGCCACCACCGCGACGCTGTTCCTGGCGCTGTTCCCGGACGTGATGCCGTCCACCACCGACCCGGCCTTCAGCCTGACCGTCGGCAATGCGGCCTCCGGCCACTACTCGCTGCTGATCATGACCTGGCTGGCGGCGCTGGCGACCCCGCTGGTGCTGCTCTACCAGGGCTGGACCTACTGGGTGTTCCGCAAGCGCATCGGCGTCCAGCACATCCCGGCCGGTCAGATCCCCGCCGCCCGCTGA